A genome region from Manihot esculenta cultivar AM560-2 chromosome 5, M.esculenta_v8, whole genome shotgun sequence includes the following:
- the LOC110615824 gene encoding probable beta-1,4-xylosyltransferase IRX9H — protein sequence MASIRRTLSPAYQDRTYQNGIASTNSPLSVASPSHKFFTSNGTKYSSPLPASFFSFNAVPFRRFLASAFLQKRKGFRRSFYRCLIFFVVGFFLGIFLFGHVENDVQNHDFSFEIKPPHVNAQLDDGDNRSIKHDVFALNTVSLGVDTQLNYVSRFDFVPRKLLIVITPTYNRALQAYFLNRLGQVLRLVQPPLLWIVVETKAATMETADILRKTGVMYRHVVCERNSTSEKDRGVHQRNAALEHIERHKLDGIVYFADDDNVYSFELFESLREISRFGTWPVAMLAQSKNKAILEGPVCNGSQVIGWHTNEKSRRLRRFHVDMSGFAFNSSILWDPKRWQRRSSHPIRQLDTVKEGFQETTFIEQVVEDESQMEGVPPGCSRILNWHLHLDAHGLAYPRGWMFQKNLDIVLPIK from the exons ATGGCGTCTATTCGTCGAACGCTGTCACCGGCGTATCAGGATCGCACATACCAAAACGGCATCGCTTCCACCAACTCTCCGCTGTCAGTCGCTTCTCCGTCTCACAAGTTTTTTACCAGCAACGGCACTAAGTATTCCTCCCCATTACCTGCCTCCTTCTTCAGCTTCAACGCCGTCCCTTTCCGACGGTTCCTGGCTTCCGCTTTCCTTCAGAAACGGAAAGGATTTCGCAGATCTTTCTACAGATGCTTGATTTTCTTCGTAGTTGGATTCTTTTTAGGTATATTCCTGTTTGGTCATGTGGAAAATGATGTCCAGAATCATGATTTTTCTTTCGAGATCAAGCCGCCGCATGTCAATGCTCAATTGGACGACGGCGATAATCGCAGTATTAAGCATGATGTTTTTGCGCTAAATACTGTGAGTTTGGGGGTTGATACGCAACTGAACTACGTTTCCAGATTTGATTTTGTTCCGAGGAAGCTATTAATCGTGATTACGCCAACGTATAATCGTGCATTACAGGCCTACTTTTTGAATAGATTAGGGCAGGTGCTTAGGCTAGTGCAGCCTCCGTTGTTGTGGATTGTGGTGGAAACGAAGGCGGCTACTATGGAGACGGCAGACATTCTGAGAAAAACCGGTGTAATGTATAGGCATGTGGTGTGCGAGAGGAATTCCACGTCTGAGAAAGACAGAGGTGTACACCAGAGGAATGCGGCTTTGGAGCACATAGAGAGGCATAAGCTTGATGGGATTGTTTACTTCGCTGATGATGATAACGTGTATTCGTTTGAGCTGTTCGAAAGCCTGAGAGAAATCAG CCGATTTGGTACTTGGCCTGTTGCAATGCTTGCACAAAGTAAAAACAAAGCAATTTTGGAAGGTCCTGTATGCAATGGAAGTCAGGTAATTGGATGGCACACCAATGAAAAAAGTAGAAGACTCCGAAGGTTTCATGTTGATATGTCAGGATTTGCCTTCAACAGCTCTATCTTATGGGACCCAAAGAGATGGCAGCGCCGCTCTTCGCATCCTATTCGACAGCTAGACACAGTGAAGGAGGGTTTCCAA GAGACCACATTCATAGAGCAAGTGGTAGAAGATGAAAGTCAAATGGAAGGTGTTCCTCCTGGGTGCTCAAGGATACTGAATTGGCATCTTCATTTGGATGCTCATGGTCTTGCTTATCCCCGAGGTTGGATGTTTCAGAAGAACCTTGACATCGTTCTCCCCATCAAATGA